One genomic region from Reichenbachiella ulvae encodes:
- a CDS encoding glutamine--tRNA ligase/YqeY domain fusion protein: MSTEKEKLNFIEQMIEKDLAEGKNDGRLHTRFPPEPNGYLHIGHAKSICLNFGLAEKYNGLCNLRFDDTNPEKEETEYVESIKEDIKWLGFDWGDREYYASDYFDQLYDYAVKLIKDGKAYIDDQPAELISEQRGTPNEPGKESPYRNRPVEESLEIFEDMKAGKYDEGTHVLRAKIDMTSPVMQMRDPVIYRIKKMAHHRTGDKWCIYPTYDFAHGQSDSIEGITHSLCTLEFAAHRPLYNWFIENLGIFPSEQTEFARLNLGYTIVSKRKLRELVEGGHVDGWDDPRMPTISGIRRRGYTPESIRSFADKIGVAKRNGISDVALLEFSVREDLNKKANRVLGVLDPVKLIITNYPEGQTEELDAVNNPEDESAGKRKIPFSREVYIERGDFMEDPQKKFFRMGPDREVRLKYAYIVKCTGFKKNDAGEIEEIYAEYDPATKSGQDNTGKKVKGTLGWVDANAGIETEVRLYDRLFMTEDLNKIEDDFKNHLNPDSLQVMKNAVAEPSVKDMKPGEQFQFERMGYFIIDKGSTGDKPIINRTVTLRDNWAKQNK; this comes from the coding sequence ATGAGTACTGAAAAGGAAAAGCTCAACTTTATAGAGCAAATGATAGAAAAGGATTTGGCGGAAGGTAAAAACGATGGGCGTCTGCACACGCGTTTCCCTCCCGAACCCAATGGTTATTTGCATATTGGTCATGCTAAATCCATCTGTCTCAATTTTGGATTGGCAGAGAAATACAATGGCCTCTGCAACCTGCGATTCGACGATACCAACCCAGAAAAGGAGGAGACCGAATACGTAGAATCCATCAAGGAAGACATCAAATGGTTAGGTTTCGACTGGGGCGACAGAGAATACTATGCCTCTGACTACTTTGATCAATTGTATGACTATGCAGTGAAACTGATCAAAGATGGCAAAGCCTATATCGATGACCAGCCTGCAGAACTCATCAGCGAACAACGAGGAACACCCAACGAACCAGGAAAAGAAAGCCCCTATCGCAACAGACCTGTGGAAGAAAGCCTTGAGATATTCGAGGACATGAAAGCAGGAAAATACGATGAGGGTACTCATGTGCTTCGTGCGAAAATAGACATGACTTCTCCAGTGATGCAAATGCGCGATCCAGTGATCTATCGTATCAAGAAAATGGCTCACCACCGTACAGGTGACAAATGGTGCATCTATCCTACCTATGACTTTGCACATGGGCAGTCGGATTCTATCGAGGGGATCACTCACTCGCTGTGTACCCTGGAGTTTGCCGCTCACAGACCCTTGTACAACTGGTTTATCGAGAACCTGGGTATTTTCCCTTCAGAGCAAACGGAATTTGCTCGTTTGAACCTCGGCTATACCATCGTATCGAAACGTAAATTGCGCGAATTGGTAGAAGGCGGCCATGTGGACGGCTGGGACGATCCCCGCATGCCTACTATCTCCGGCATCAGACGCAGAGGATACACACCAGAATCGATCCGAAGCTTTGCAGACAAAATCGGTGTAGCGAAAAGAAATGGTATCAGCGATGTGGCTTTGTTAGAATTCAGCGTTCGCGAAGACCTGAACAAGAAAGCCAATCGCGTATTGGGAGTTTTGGATCCGGTCAAATTGATCATCACCAACTATCCAGAAGGCCAAACGGAAGAACTGGATGCAGTTAATAATCCAGAAGATGAATCAGCAGGCAAACGTAAGATTCCTTTCTCACGCGAGGTATACATCGAGCGTGGTGACTTCATGGAAGATCCTCAGAAGAAATTTTTCCGAATGGGACCTGATCGCGAAGTACGTCTCAAATATGCCTACATCGTAAAATGTACGGGATTCAAAAAGAACGATGCAGGTGAAATTGAAGAGATCTATGCAGAGTATGATCCAGCTACCAAGAGTGGCCAGGACAATACCGGCAAAAAAGTGAAGGGTACGCTCGGATGGGTAGATGCCAATGCGGGTATCGAAACAGAAGTGAGACTTTATGATCGTCTGTTCATGACAGAGGACCTAAATAAGATTGAAGATGATTTCAAAAACCATTTAAATCCAGATTCACTTCAAGTGATGAAAAACGCTGTAGCAGAACCTTCCGTAAAGGACATGAAGCCAGGTGAACAATTCCAATTCGAAAGAATGGGCTACTTCATCATCGACAAAGGCTCTACAGGTGACAAGCCGATCATCAACCGGACGGTCACTTTGAGAGACAACTGG
- the rpe gene encoding ribulose-phosphate 3-epimerase, whose amino-acid sequence MQKQIQIAPSILSADFSKLGEDIQLVEKGGADVIHYDVMDGHFVPNITIGPLVLDSIRKVTQLPIDVHLMIENADDYIPAYAKAGADWISVHVEACPHLHRSIQLIKSLDKRAGVVLNPHTPLSAIEDILPDVDFVLIMSVNPGFGGQSLIASCLDKIARLKNLLIQRNLEHIEIEIDGGVKLDNIQQVIDAGTDIIVSGSGIYNTPDPIATIQQMKQVGTTQSV is encoded by the coding sequence ATGCAAAAACAGATTCAAATCGCGCCTTCTATCCTATCAGCAGATTTCTCCAAGCTAGGAGAAGACATTCAGCTCGTAGAAAAAGGAGGAGCAGATGTGATTCACTACGATGTGATGGACGGTCACTTTGTTCCCAATATTACCATTGGGCCGCTGGTACTGGACAGCATCCGAAAGGTCACCCAACTACCGATCGATGTACACCTGATGATAGAAAATGCGGATGATTACATCCCAGCCTATGCCAAAGCGGGAGCTGATTGGATCAGTGTGCATGTGGAAGCGTGTCCGCATCTACATCGCAGCATCCAGCTGATCAAAAGTCTGGACAAAAGAGCGGGAGTCGTTTTGAATCCTCACACCCCACTGTCGGCGATAGAAGATATCCTGCCAGATGTGGATTTCGTATTGATTATGTCTGTGAATCCGGGCTTTGGTGGACAAAGTTTGATTGCATCTTGCCTGGACAAAATCGCAAGATTGAAGAACCTATTGATCCAGCGCAATCTGGAACACATCGAGATCGAAATCGATGGAGGAGTGAAACTGGACAACATCCAGCAGGTGATCGATGCTGGCACGGACATTATCGTGTCTGGTTCGGGCATATATAATACGCCTGACCCTATCGCTACTATCCAGCAGATGAAGCAGGTAGGAACCACACAGTCTGTTTAA
- a CDS encoding 1-acyl-sn-glycerol-3-phosphate acyltransferase produces the protein MAKKRKEFVHLVAEESFENLMELRRGKSLQEELEVTIYREKQRVRVNPWKVDPEDDASYWEGMHQKLLQVDALPEEQKEEELKKILRKIVQRYSEEIAGHFNPSQYHVTKTLVTIGFGRLLNAARVKGPWSVFSNQLDLDDKIHIKGKVDELRRLAKIGTVVMVPTHYSNLDSVLIGWVIQFLGLPPFIYGAGLNLFNLKIFSYFMNSVGAYKVDRRKKNPLYLETLKAYSTIAIREGCHSLFFPGGTRSRSGKIEKQLKLGLLGTAIEAQRQVFQSLDEEQKQNKVFIVPVAINYHFVLEAPSLINDYLKRKGQQKYYEENDEYTTSYKISKFLLKFFTRGSDISVTIGDGMDVLGNYVDTRGNSLDKHGQVIDIRDYFKSNGEVTENLQREQEYNRILGKKIVEEFHRHNRIFSSQLVAYVAFRMLGRIHKHLDLYGLLRIQDDDLILNYEDFKAKFQEIVDVLKEKNARGEVGLADHMFKADMDEVISLGLKNLGMYHATIPVVKNKQGNIEVQSMNLLYYYHNKVLGYDLEKYF, from the coding sequence ATGGCTAAAAAGCGAAAGGAGTTTGTTCATCTGGTCGCCGAGGAGAGCTTCGAGAACCTGATGGAACTGCGCCGTGGCAAATCTCTGCAGGAGGAGTTGGAAGTGACCATCTACCGTGAGAAACAACGCGTAAGAGTAAATCCGTGGAAAGTAGATCCTGAAGATGATGCGAGCTACTGGGAAGGGATGCACCAAAAGTTGCTTCAAGTAGACGCATTACCAGAGGAGCAAAAAGAAGAAGAACTCAAGAAAATTTTAAGGAAGATTGTTCAGCGCTATAGCGAAGAAATCGCTGGCCATTTCAATCCTTCACAATATCATGTCACCAAAACTTTGGTGACCATTGGTTTTGGTCGATTGCTCAATGCGGCGCGTGTCAAGGGACCCTGGTCGGTATTTAGTAATCAGCTCGATCTGGATGACAAAATCCATATCAAAGGAAAAGTCGATGAGCTGCGAAGACTTGCCAAAATAGGAACCGTCGTAATGGTGCCCACCCACTATAGTAATCTTGACTCTGTACTGATTGGTTGGGTGATTCAGTTCCTGGGATTGCCTCCTTTTATCTATGGGGCGGGGTTGAATCTATTCAATCTGAAGATATTCTCCTACTTCATGAACAGCGTAGGAGCTTATAAAGTTGACCGAAGAAAGAAAAACCCTCTATATCTGGAGACATTGAAGGCCTACTCCACCATCGCGATTCGCGAAGGGTGTCACAGTTTGTTCTTCCCGGGAGGTACTAGATCTCGCAGTGGTAAGATCGAAAAACAACTGAAACTTGGTCTGCTAGGTACGGCCATTGAAGCACAAAGACAGGTCTTTCAGAGTCTTGATGAGGAGCAAAAGCAAAACAAGGTTTTTATCGTCCCCGTCGCGATCAACTATCACTTTGTGTTAGAGGCACCAAGCCTGATCAACGATTATTTGAAGCGTAAGGGTCAGCAAAAATACTATGAGGAAAATGATGAGTATACTACCTCATATAAGATATCTAAGTTCTTACTGAAGTTCTTTACTCGTGGTTCGGACATATCCGTGACCATAGGAGATGGCATGGACGTACTGGGCAACTATGTGGATACCAGAGGAAATAGCCTCGATAAACATGGTCAGGTCATTGACATTCGGGATTACTTCAAGTCCAATGGTGAGGTGACAGAAAATCTACAGCGTGAGCAAGAGTATAACCGTATCCTTGGAAAGAAAATCGTGGAGGAATTCCACAGACACAATAGGATTTTTTCCAGTCAATTGGTGGCCTATGTGGCTTTCCGTATGCTGGGCAGAATCCATAAGCATCTCGATCTTTATGGTCTTCTGAGAATTCAGGATGATGATTTGATTTTGAATTACGAAGATTTTAAAGCGAAATTTCAGGAGATAGTAGATGTACTAAAAGAAAAAAATGCCAGAGGGGAAGTGGGGCTGGCAGACCACATGTTCAAGGCGGATATGGATGAGGTCATTTCCTTGGGATTGAAAAATCTGGGAATGTATCATGCGACGATTCCTGTGGTTAAGAATAAGCAAGGAAATATAGAAGTGCAGAGCATGAACCTGCTCTATTATTATCACAACAAAGTCCTGGGCTATGATCTCGAAAAATACTTCTAA
- a CDS encoding NAD(P)H-dependent glycerol-3-phosphate dehydrogenase yields the protein MISKNTSKQLVGVVGAGSFGTAIANILAEKNNVLLYVRDKNKAKDVMTTRISSGQELSENIDVTTNIAEIGNRCEIIFPVVPSANFRSMIRDLAPFLKPYHILIHGTKGLDLNVPEGVKLSKENPLSRKHVRTMSEVILEETSVLRVGCLAGPNLAREIQQRQPAATVVASHFEEVIDEGQKLLKNDRFMVYGSNDLIGIEFCGVLKNIIAIGSGAVSGMGMGENTRSLLISRGMVEMIHIGNALGGNTKAFLGLAGVGDLIATCTSNLSRNFTVGYRLAQGETLDEIKSSMDEVAEGLNTIQIVKWLADSLNIRVPITETLHKVINGKMTIQEASEYFMKFPFRAEIDFM from the coding sequence ATGATCTCGAAAAATACTTCTAAGCAACTCGTAGGTGTCGTAGGGGCCGGGAGTTTCGGGACGGCGATCGCTAACATACTCGCAGAAAAGAACAATGTGCTGCTTTATGTGAGGGATAAGAACAAGGCGAAAGATGTGATGACTACCCGCATCAGTTCTGGGCAGGAGCTTTCAGAAAACATCGATGTGACCACTAATATCGCTGAGATTGGCAATCGCTGTGAGATCATCTTTCCGGTCGTTCCATCGGCTAATTTCCGATCTATGATCCGTGATCTGGCGCCCTTTCTTAAGCCGTATCATATCTTGATTCATGGCACCAAAGGGCTAGACTTGAATGTTCCGGAAGGAGTGAAACTGTCTAAAGAGAACCCTTTATCCAGAAAGCACGTGCGGACCATGAGTGAAGTGATTCTCGAAGAAACCTCAGTGCTACGTGTAGGCTGTCTGGCAGGCCCCAATCTAGCCAGAGAGATCCAGCAGCGACAACCTGCTGCTACAGTAGTGGCCAGTCATTTCGAAGAGGTAATCGACGAAGGACAAAAGCTCCTAAAGAATGACCGTTTTATGGTCTATGGTAGCAATGATTTGATCGGGATTGAATTCTGCGGGGTGTTGAAAAACATCATTGCGATCGGTTCTGGAGCTGTGAGTGGCATGGGAATGGGAGAGAATACCCGTTCGCTACTGATCAGTAGAGGGATGGTAGAGATGATCCATATCGGCAATGCCCTGGGAGGAAACACTAAGGCATTTTTAGGACTGGCGGGTGTCGGAGATTTGATTGCAACCTGTACTTCTAATCTCAGTAGAAACTTTACCGTAGGCTATCGATTGGCTCAGGGAGAGACCCTAGACGAAATCAAAAGCTCTATGGATGAGGTCGCCGAAGGACTCAATACCATTCAGATTGTGAAATGGTTAGCCGATAGCTTGAACATCCGTGTACCGATCACAGAAACCCTACACAAGGTCATCAATGGTAAAATGACCATCCAGGAAGCAAGCGAATACTTTATGAAATTTCCGTTCCGTGCGGAGATTGATTTTATGTGA
- a CDS encoding glycosyltransferase family 39 protein — MTEGKWPNGRALFYSSYLIVLAIAYIVLGGVEYVFVFQILCALISLVCLYKITQKISGSNQMAFISGVLYLCWFKFFQWNLILYTESLFTSFVVITAYIIFTKKGRIRILLAPMVIVFTVFLRPTGMGLLVAVLAIIMNLIFQKKNINRLGKALVVLFVMVLFLIGMNIILRPFVDSFIDSYAKAEILYPNQSLFLNVAEDFKLPPQDCSPIVKMLLVWYENPIYMMRLTGLKVLLFLFHAKPYYSVFHNIYIFSCLIPLYFFALRGCRVNKCYTIFSFSFLFFQVFTVGLTSENWDGRFLLPVIPLLVVLATLGVYQALEQRSAV; from the coding sequence TTGACTGAAGGTAAATGGCCAAATGGTAGAGCCCTCTTTTATTCTTCATATCTTATTGTTTTAGCAATAGCTTATATTGTTTTAGGAGGAGTCGAGTATGTTTTTGTCTTTCAGATATTATGTGCCTTGATTTCTCTGGTTTGCCTATATAAGATTACACAAAAAATTAGCGGTAGTAATCAAATGGCTTTTATTTCCGGAGTGCTTTATCTCTGTTGGTTTAAGTTTTTTCAATGGAATCTAATACTGTACACCGAATCCCTATTCACAAGCTTTGTTGTAATTACGGCTTATATAATTTTTACCAAAAAGGGTAGAATTAGAATTTTACTTGCTCCCATGGTTATTGTTTTTACAGTTTTTTTAAGGCCGACTGGTATGGGTTTGCTTGTTGCCGTGTTGGCAATTATTATGAATTTGATTTTTCAGAAGAAGAATATTAATAGACTGGGTAAAGCATTGGTGGTTTTGTTCGTAATGGTTTTGTTCTTAATTGGAATGAATATCATTCTTCGACCATTTGTTGATTCGTTTATAGATAGTTATGCTAAAGCTGAGATTCTATATCCCAATCAAAGTTTATTCTTAAATGTTGCTGAAGATTTTAAATTACCGCCACAGGATTGTAGTCCTATCGTCAAGATGTTGTTGGTTTGGTATGAAAACCCAATTTATATGATGAGATTAACAGGGCTAAAGGTGTTGCTTTTCCTGTTTCATGCCAAGCCGTACTACTCTGTTTTTCATAATATTTATATTTTTTCCTGTTTGATCCCTCTGTATTTTTTTGCTCTAAGAGGCTGCAGGGTGAATAAGTGCTATACAATATTTAGTTTCAGCTTTCTTTTTTTTCAGGTGTTCACCGTGGGGTTGACTAGCGAAAACTGGGATGGTCGTTTTTTGTTGCCAGTCATCCCGCTTTTGGTAGTTTTAGCAACCCTTGGAGTTTATCAAGCCCTTGAGCAAAGAAGTGCTGTATAG
- a CDS encoding DHH family phosphoesterase, protein MNVYKKIVEEILKASHIVITAHKSADGDSVGSSLGLLYFIEKLGKKAVVCHPDEAPDFLYWMDTSEILLMNQQPDKVKQKFEEADLIFSLDYNGTDRVGPEMQALLEAANCQKIMIDHHLNPEDFATIRVSETSVSSTAQLIGELILQSGHEDLLDEKIGTPLYLGILTDTGVFRFPSVDPRTHEVTAKLLAAGVQNHLVHEYLNDNNTASRLRLQGYALSEKMLILEDYRAAIIYLTKEELEKYNFKKGDTDSLANQALSIRGMKVAVMMSERDGIIKISFRSKGENNPVNVLAADHFDGGGHANAAGGMSNLSMDETLEKIKGLIPEYFSN, encoded by the coding sequence ATGAACGTATATAAAAAAATTGTAGAGGAGATCTTAAAGGCTTCTCATATTGTCATCACTGCTCACAAATCAGCCGATGGAGATTCAGTGGGTTCCTCTTTGGGTTTGCTGTATTTTATCGAAAAACTAGGGAAGAAAGCAGTGGTTTGCCATCCGGATGAAGCACCAGATTTTCTTTACTGGATGGATACCTCAGAGATCTTGCTGATGAATCAGCAACCAGATAAGGTTAAGCAGAAATTCGAAGAAGCGGATTTGATCTTCAGTTTGGATTATAATGGAACAGATCGAGTAGGACCAGAGATGCAAGCTTTGTTGGAAGCGGCTAACTGCCAAAAGATCATGATTGATCATCATCTTAATCCTGAGGATTTTGCCACGATTAGGGTGTCGGAGACTTCCGTGTCTTCTACTGCTCAGTTGATTGGCGAATTGATCTTGCAGTCGGGTCATGAAGACCTACTGGATGAGAAAATCGGAACGCCGCTGTATTTGGGAATACTCACTGATACTGGAGTTTTTCGCTTTCCATCAGTAGATCCACGCACGCACGAAGTGACTGCCAAATTATTGGCGGCTGGTGTGCAGAATCATTTGGTACACGAATACCTGAATGACAACAATACGGCTAGTCGATTGCGTCTACAGGGCTATGCATTGAGTGAAAAAATGCTGATTTTGGAGGATTACCGGGCGGCCATCATTTACCTGACCAAAGAGGAGTTAGAGAAATACAATTTCAAGAAAGGAGATACGGATAGTCTGGCCAATCAGGCTCTGTCAATCAGAGGGATGAAAGTGGCTGTGATGATGTCTGAGAGAGATGGTATTATCAAAATATCCTTCCGTTCTAAAGGAGAGAATAACCCAGTGAATGTACTGGCAGCTGACCACTTCGATGGTGGAGGTCACGCCAATGCCGCAGGTGGTATGAGCAATCTTTCGATGGACGAAACATTGGAGAAAATCAAAGGATTGATACCGGAGTATTTTTCTAATTAA
- a CDS encoding endonuclease/exonuclease/phosphatase family protein, which produces MKVVSWNCNGALRKKLKEITSWNADIYVIQECEDPNQSKDEDYKSWADNHLWVGDNKNKGLGIFAKTDILLTPLNWSNQYEDHQVKYFLPCLIENHFQLLATWAHHNNSPTFGYIGQVWKYLNINADKFDKIIIAGDLNSNAIWDKWDRWWNHSDVVKHLKKKGITSLYHHFTNEIQGEESKPTLFLQKNPEKPYHIDYFFASEEILKQTEKISIGVIDDWLKVSDHMPLMMETSF; this is translated from the coding sequence ATGAAGGTTGTATCTTGGAATTGCAATGGGGCTTTGAGAAAAAAACTCAAAGAAATCACATCTTGGAATGCAGACATTTATGTAATTCAAGAATGTGAAGACCCTAATCAATCAAAAGATGAAGATTATAAGTCCTGGGCCGACAACCATCTTTGGGTAGGAGACAATAAAAACAAAGGACTAGGGATTTTTGCCAAAACGGACATATTACTAACTCCGTTAAACTGGAGCAACCAATATGAAGATCACCAAGTCAAATATTTCCTACCATGCCTTATTGAAAATCACTTTCAGTTATTAGCCACATGGGCACATCACAATAACTCACCTACATTCGGTTACATTGGCCAAGTTTGGAAATACCTGAACATCAATGCTGACAAGTTTGACAAAATAATTATTGCTGGAGACCTAAACAGTAATGCAATTTGGGATAAATGGGACAGGTGGTGGAATCATTCAGACGTAGTTAAACACCTTAAAAAGAAAGGGATAACGAGTCTATACCATCATTTCACAAATGAAATTCAAGGAGAAGAATCTAAGCCTACCTTATTCCTTCAGAAGAATCCCGAAAAGCCCTATCATATAGACTACTTCTTTGCATCAGAAGAAATACTAAAGCAAACAGAGAAAATAAGTATCGGTGTAATTGACGATTGGCTTAAAGTAAGCGACCACATGCCATTGATGATGGAGACATCCTTTTAA
- a CDS encoding M48 family metallopeptidase, producing the protein MDSDQILYLIIGITVFDFVFNKVLGILNNKSSKQPIPASLEGIYDEEKYAQSQRYQRTVFRFSLISSTFSFLVMLAMLWFGVFGWLDGIVRSLAPMEYLASLYFFGILFFASDLMGIPFDLYGTFVIEEKFGFNKMTWKTYVIDKIKGWLLILIIGGLIAAIFIFLVAFFEQNFWIYFWMVAAAFMIFINLFYTSLFIPLFNKLTPLQDGSLKEAITQYSKGVDFPLNNIFVIDGSKRSSKANAFFSGLGKKKKVVLYDTLIDNHSEEELVAVLAHEVGHYKKKHIIWSMILSVAQIGFMLWVLSQMIFSTEVSWALGANSTSVHINVLAFGILFSPISTVIGILMNLLSRKNEYEADEYAVKTYKREPLITALKKLTSDNLGNLTPHPAYVFVNYSHPSLKQRIEAMEAVK; encoded by the coding sequence ATGGACAGCGATCAAATTTTATATCTCATCATTGGCATCACGGTTTTCGACTTTGTATTCAACAAAGTCCTTGGAATCCTGAACAACAAAAGCAGTAAGCAGCCCATTCCAGCATCCTTGGAAGGCATCTATGATGAAGAAAAATACGCACAATCCCAGCGCTATCAAAGAACAGTTTTTCGCTTCTCCTTGATCAGTTCTACCTTCAGTTTCCTGGTCATGTTAGCCATGCTTTGGTTTGGAGTATTCGGATGGCTTGACGGAATTGTTCGTTCTCTTGCACCTATGGAATACCTCGCTTCACTCTACTTTTTTGGCATTCTCTTTTTTGCCTCGGATCTGATGGGTATTCCCTTCGATCTATATGGCACTTTTGTGATCGAAGAGAAGTTTGGCTTCAACAAGATGACCTGGAAAACTTATGTCATTGATAAGATCAAAGGCTGGCTACTGATTCTTATCATCGGTGGACTGATTGCAGCTATATTCATCTTTCTGGTCGCCTTTTTCGAGCAGAATTTTTGGATCTATTTTTGGATGGTGGCTGCTGCCTTCATGATTTTCATCAATCTGTTCTACACCTCCCTTTTCATCCCTTTATTCAACAAACTCACTCCACTGCAAGACGGATCATTGAAAGAAGCCATCACGCAATACAGTAAGGGAGTAGACTTTCCGCTGAACAATATTTTCGTGATCGATGGCTCCAAAAGATCATCCAAAGCCAATGCCTTTTTCAGTGGATTGGGAAAGAAAAAGAAAGTCGTCCTCTACGATACGCTCATCGACAATCATAGCGAAGAAGAACTAGTAGCAGTATTGGCACATGAGGTAGGGCATTACAAAAAGAAACACATCATCTGGTCAATGATTCTGAGTGTCGCGCAAATCGGCTTTATGCTATGGGTGCTTTCTCAAATGATCTTCAGCACGGAGGTCTCATGGGCTTTAGGAGCCAATTCCACCAGCGTTCATATCAATGTATTGGCCTTTGGTATTCTGTTTTCCCCTATCTCTACAGTCATCGGTATTTTGATGAACCTATTGAGTAGAAAAAATGAATATGAGGCAGACGAATATGCAGTCAAAACCTACAAACGCGAACCATTGATCACAGCATTGAAGAAATTAACTTCCGACAATTTGGGTAACCTCACACCACATCCGGCTTATGTCTTTGTCAATTATTCTCACCCCAGCTTGAAACAAAGAATAGAAGCAATGGAAGCTGTTAAATAA
- a CDS encoding HTTM domain-containing protein: MFRNLQQAFFQPIDNSQIVIFRILFGLLMAVESFGAIATGWVRKTFIEPSHHFPFIWMDWLSPLPGDGMYYYFVIMGIISLLVAAGIYYRWSALALALLWSGCYFMQKTSYNNHYYLAVLFCWFMVLISPHLRYSWDSKRKKHESDTCPNWYRWFFIFQFFIFFSYASIAKFSDSWLSGDFIALQFSHKTNYFLIGPLLAQQWFQWFIVYSGILFDALISPLLLWRKTRIWAFATLILFNLFNSAVFQIGIFPYMVVALAIFFFEPDQIRKLFFSKRQTFHSSEANNKPWFLYLFIAYFIWQLYLPLRHHFIPGDVLWTEEGHKLSWRMMLRSRSGKCKFVVKDAETGKSINVREYKYLSRKQLSRVTCYPDMTWQFAQILAEEFKKKGINAPQVYVKDSKARINRGEYRDFIDPNIDLAHTPWNYFGHNEWILIDQN, encoded by the coding sequence ATGTTTCGCAACCTACAACAGGCTTTCTTCCAACCCATCGACAATAGCCAGATTGTAATCTTCCGAATCCTTTTTGGGCTTCTGATGGCCGTCGAATCTTTTGGTGCAATAGCCACCGGCTGGGTAAGAAAAACATTTATCGAGCCCTCTCATCACTTCCCATTTATCTGGATGGATTGGCTCTCGCCTCTACCCGGGGATGGCATGTATTACTACTTTGTCATTATGGGTATCATTAGCTTATTGGTGGCCGCAGGTATCTATTACCGATGGAGCGCACTGGCTCTTGCTTTGCTATGGAGCGGCTGCTATTTTATGCAAAAGACCAGTTACAACAACCATTACTATCTGGCCGTTTTGTTCTGCTGGTTCATGGTATTAATCAGTCCACATCTCAGGTATTCCTGGGACAGCAAAAGAAAAAAACACGAATCTGACACTTGCCCCAATTGGTATCGTTGGTTCTTCATTTTTCAATTCTTCATTTTCTTCAGCTATGCCTCGATAGCAAAATTTTCGGACAGCTGGCTCAGTGGAGATTTTATCGCACTACAGTTCAGTCACAAAACCAATTACTTCCTGATCGGCCCTTTGCTTGCCCAACAGTGGTTTCAATGGTTCATTGTATATTCTGGAATTTTATTCGATGCGCTCATTTCTCCTTTATTACTCTGGAGGAAAACCCGCATTTGGGCTTTTGCAACATTGATTCTATTCAATTTGTTCAATTCTGCCGTCTTCCAAATCGGCATCTTTCCCTACATGGTAGTAGCCCTGGCCATTTTCTTTTTCGAACCTGATCAGATCAGAAAACTCTTTTTCAGCAAACGACAGACTTTCCATTCTTCAGAAGCCAATAATAAGCCCTGGTTTCTATACCTCTTCATCGCCTATTTCATTTGGCAGCTTTATTTACCACTTAGACACCACTTCATACCGGGCGATGTACTTTGGACGGAAGAAGGGCACAAACTCAGCTGGCGCATGATGCTAAGATCCAGATCTGGAAAGTGCAAGTTCGTAGTGAAAGACGCTGAGACAGGAAAATCCATAAATGTTCGGGAATACAAATATCTCAGCAGAAAACAACTCTCCCGTGTCACTTGCTACCCAGACATGACCTGGCAGTTTGCTCAGATTCTGGCCGAAGAATTCAAAAAAAAGGGCATTAATGCCCCTCAAGTCTATGTCAAGGATAGCAAGGCGAGAATCAACCGAGGAGAATACAGAGACTTCATAGACCCCAACATAGACCTGGCACATACGCCCTGGAACTATTTTGGCCACAATGAATGGATTCTGATCGATCAAAACTGA